A window of the Hordeum vulgare subsp. vulgare chromosome 5H, MorexV3_pseudomolecules_assembly, whole genome shotgun sequence genome harbors these coding sequences:
- the LOC123397193 gene encoding chaperone protein ClpB1-like, protein MRGAYGPLLGARVVQGTTVQTSVLHRLSLIWRGIEPFVFLGAAVGLGWAAWKYYDRKAAMRTYGRHLTGKTVGLVVGRDDEIDRVISILCRKTKNCAALVGHAGVGKTAIAEGLAQRIATGKVPAALAGARVVEIDLGAMVAGTVMRGMFEERMKSVIKQAENACGKIILFIDEMHVLPHAGDSHGNTDASSLLKPALARGRIRCVGATTFDGYRNYIEKDPALERRFQKVHIEEPSAQATIGILRGLKQQYEQHHGLEIQDAALVAAAQLAARYITGRQFPDKAIDLIDEACTATIKRAISANSVKGAAVVPNDVAQVVSQWTGIPVCTLEQEEKDKLIHLADRLHERVVGQDEAVNLVAETVLCSMAGLDHPGQPIGSFLFLGSTGVGKTELAKALAEQLFGSEKMLVRFDMSEYVGSGSISRLIGAPPSHDGYDDGGQLTEKVRNRPYSVILFDEVEKADPSVLNIFIQLLDDGVLTDGKGRTVDFKNTIIIMTSNLGAEHLMAGMAGEITMDAARDLLMKQVQKHFKPEFLNRLSEIVVFEPLLHDKLKEIVKIQMKSVIARVADKGISLFASDAALDVILSESYNPMYGARPIRRWLEKNVMTELSQMLVRGETSEGSTITIGATDDKNKLKYEVAKKAELSGVVCNTDNGGMAAMNQLLGNFPQNQLPPESAAEFFSEIVV, encoded by the exons ATGAGAGGGGCCTACGGTCCACTGCTCGGGGCACGGGTTGTGCAAGGAACTACTGTGCAAACAAGTGTCCTCCATCGCCTGTCTTTGATCTGGCGAGGTATCGAACCTTTCGTCTTCCTTGGAGCAGCTGTTGGTTTGGGTTGGGCAGCATGGAAGTACTACGATCGTAAAGCGGCTATGCGCACCTACGGACGCCACCTGACCGGGAAGACAGTTGGACTGGTTGTCGGACGTGATGATGAGATCGACCGTGTTATTTCCATCCTCTGCCGCAAGACCAAGAACTGTGCTGCGCTAGTAGGCCACGCGGGGGTTGGCAAGACAGCCATTGCAGAGGGCCTCGCGCAGCGCATCGCTACCGGCAAGGTACCCGCTGCGCTTGCCGGGGCACGTGTCGTGGAGATCGACCTCGGGGCCATGGTTGCCGGGACTGTGATGCGCGGTATGTTTGAGGAGCGAATGAAGAGCGTGATAAAGCAGGCGGAGAATGCGTGCGGCAAGATAATTCTCTTCATTGATGAGATGCACGTGCTTCCTCATGCTGGTGATAGCCACGGAAATACAGATGCTTCCAGCTTGTTGAAGCCGGCTTTAGCCCGTGGACGTATCCGCTGTGTTGGTGCGACGACTTTTGATGGTTATCGCAATTACATTGAGAAGGATCCTGCACTCGAGCGGCGATTCCAGAAGGTGCACATCGAGGAGCCAAGCGCGCAGGCGACAATTGGCATTCTGCGGGGGCTAAAGCAGCAGTACGAACAGCATCATGGCTTGGAAATCCAAGATGCTGCTCTTGTTGCTGCTGCGCAGCTTGCTGCCCGCTACATTACTG GTCGTCAATTTCCAGATAAGGCAATTGATCTGATTGATGAGGCGTGCACTGCCACAATAAAAAGGGCGATCTCTGCAAATTCAGTGAAGGGAGCAGCTGTTGTACCAAATGATGTTGCACAA GTTGTGAGCCAATGGACTGGAATTCCTGTctgtacacttgagcaagaagagAAGGATAAGTTAATCCACCTAGCAGACAGGCTGCACGAGCGAGTTGTTGGCCAGGATGAAGCGGTAAATTTGGTTGCAGAAACAGTGCTATGTTCTATGGCTGGCCTTGATCATCCCGGCCAACCCATaggatctttcctcttcttgggctcaACTGGTGTTGGAAAGACAGAGCTTGCAAAAGCTCTCGCCGAACAGCTATTTGGCAGTGAGAAGATGTTGGTTCGCTTTGACATGTCTGAATATGTTGGCAGTGGATCTATTTCGCGCCTCATTggagcacccccaag CCATGATGGCTATGATGACGGTGGGCAACTGACTGAGAAAGTTAGGAATCGCCCATACAGTGTCATCCTTTTTGATGAGGTGGAGAAGGCAGATCCCTCGGTGTTGAACATTTTTattcaacttcttgatgatggtgtgtTGACCGATGGCAAAGGACGGACTGTAGATTTCAAGAATACCATCATCATTATGACCTCAAATCTAGGAGCAGAGCACCTCATGGCAGGAATGGCTGGAGAAATCACAATGGATGCTGCACGTGACCTTTTGATGAAACAG GTTCAAAAACATTTCAAACCTGAGTTCCTCAACAGGCTGAGTGAGATTGTGGTATTTGAGCCGCTCTTGCATGACAAACTGAAGGAGATTGTGAAAATCCAAATGAAGAGCGTCATTGCCAGGGTGGCTGACAAGGGCATCTCTCTTTTTGCAAGTGATGCTGCGTTGGATGTCATTTTATCGGAATCATACAACCCA ATGTATGGTGCAAGGCCCATAAGGAGATGGTTGGAGAAGAATGTGATGACTGAGCTGTCCCAAATGCTTGTGAGGGGTGAGACCAGTGAAGGCTCGACGATCACCATCGGTGCTACGGATGACAAGAATAAGCTCAAGTATGAAGTAGCGAAGAAGGCCGAACTTTCCGGTGTCGTCTGCAACACTGACAACGGTGGTATGGCGGCCATG AATCAGCTTTTGGGAAATTTCCCCCAGAATCAGCTTCCTCCAGAATCAGCCGCCGAGTTCTTCTCTGAGATTGTGGTATGA